ATTACTGGTTTTGAGGTAAATAGTGCGTCTTTATTTTCTAAGTTTGTTCACGGTGCTGGAGAATACCCTGCTCCTAATTCCGCAACTTCTCAAAGCGGCGAAACGTTATCTGCACTGCTAAAAAAGTTACACCTATGAAAACTATATGCAATATATTAAAATATCTTTCACTGGTGCTTTTGATTTTCTTTCTCCTGAAATTGACAAAACATTTTGGTGATTACAAACGAACTGTGTATGATTCTATACTTATTCCCATTACTGTTCTTTTAATTTTAATCAATATTTTGATCCTGTTTAAAGTTCAAAAGAGGACCAAAAATTACAGAATAATTAAAATTGTTTTTTTAGCTGGGTCTTTGGGTGTGGTAATCCATGTAATTACAAATCATTTTACACAAAAAAGGGAAATATTGACCGGGTATATGATAAATTCGAAGGCAGATTTGGTACTCTTTAAAAATCAGACTTTTCAAATTACTGAATATTCGCCACACATTTTTCAGTACTGGAATGGAAAATATACAATTACGAATGACACTCTGATTTTAACCAATATTGATTTTGAAAAAATACCGTACTTGAGACTGTCGCAGAAGTACACTTATGATAAAGTAAGTGGGAATTATATCGGAAGTGAAAGTATTTTGTTAAAAAAGAATAATCATCAAAGATAACAACCATTCTAGCTGTTTGCGGCAGCTACGCCTAATCTCACCTACCAAAAACCCCGCCTCTCACGAGCCGGGATTACTTTTTCCTTTTTCCTTTTACCTTGGTTCTTCTATAGCTGCACCATCTCCGTCACCTCCACATCATAGCCGCCTACCAAAGGTTTCTGGTTCACGTTCTGCGTAATCACGCGGAATTTGGTGATGCCCAGATTCTTCAGAATCTGAGTTCCGATGCCGTAATCGTGAAAGTTTGAGGCTAAGGTCGGTCGTTTTTCCTGCCCGTCCTGAAAATCGATAAACTGCTGAAGCTTTCTTAATGTATTCTCGGCGGTCGATACGTTATTGATGAAAATCAGCGCGCCTTTGCCTTCCTCATTGATCATGTTGGTTACTTTTTCGAGTAAGGGTTTTTCACCCGCTGTCAACCGACTCAGCACGTCGAAATAAGCATTTGAAGCCTGCACACGAACCAAAACCGGCTCATCCACAACCCACGTTCCTTTCGTCAACGCAAAGTGAATCTGATCCGTACTTGTTTCCTTGAAGGCGAAAAAGTCGAAATCCCCATAATGGGTTTTCACTTTTCTCTCCTCAATTCTTTCGATCAAATCACCTTTCTTAAGCTGATAATGAATTAAATCTTCAATTGAAATTATTTTTAAATCGTGCTTCTTTGCCAATTCTACAAGTTCCGGAAGCCTCGACATCGAGCCGTCTTCGTTCATGATTTCGCAGATCACGCCACCTTCTTTCAGTCCGGCAAGTTTGGTGAGATCAATCGCAGCTTCCGTGTGGCCGGCTCTTTTCAAAACACCACCTTTTTTCGCCCGCAAAGGGAAAATGTGTCCCGGACGCATAAAATCAGCCGGTTTGGTGTTTTCATCCATCAGGGCTAAAATCGTTTTGCTCCGGTCGCTGGCCGAGATTCCTGTAGAAACGCCTTCACCAAGAAGATCCACGGATACCGTAAAAGCGGTTTCTTTAGGGTCGCTGCTGCGCGTCACCATTATATCAAGGCCAAGTTCATCACAACGTTTTTCGGGCAGGGGCGTACAGATCAAACCTCTTCCGTAAAGCGTCATAAAATTGATGATTTCGGGCGTTGTAAGTTCGGCCGCGGAAAGGAAATCGCCTTCGTTTTCGCGGTTTTCGTCATCCACGACGATGATGATTTTGCCGTCTTTCAGGTCTTGTATCGCTTCGGGAATCGTATTAAGTTGTATATCCGACATGTTGCTTTTTTTGAATGGTGCAAAGATACTTAGATTTAAATATTCACCAACCTTTATTTGGGCGTCTTCATCCGTCTTCCGCTCTCGCTTTTTTGCTCCGCTTCGCGTCACAAAAAGAGCTCCGCTCAAGCCGGGACGCGGGAGCCCGCTCTTAACTCCGAAACTCCTCATTTAGAAAATCCGGAAACTGTTAGCGCAGAAAATCTGCGGCTTTTCTGATGATTCCGTAAGATTTCAACCTCGCTTCGTGATCATAAATAGCCGACGTAATCATTATTTCATCCACTTTAAAGGTGTCCTGGAATTCTTTAAGCTGTTGGGCCACAGAAGATTCACTGCCGATAAAACTGTGACGCAGCATCTTCGTGACGTGCGCTTTCTCCATCGGATTCCACAGCGCATCCATATCTTCTACGGGCGGCGAGTACGGTTTTCTGTCGTTTCGTATAATGTTGATAAACATCTGGTACAGCGTACTGGAAAGTTTTTTTGCTTCGTCGTCGGTTTCGCCTGCGATTCCGTTCGCGCATGCGATGATATAAGGTTCCGGAAATTCTTCGCTGGGTTTATAGTTTTCGCGGTAAATTTCAAATGCGCTACCCATCATGTCGGGCGCAAAATGTCCGGCAAAAGCGTACGGAAGGCCATATTCGGCGGCGAGCCAGGCGCTGTCGGTGCTTGATCCGAGAACATAAATCGGAATATCGCAGCCTTCCCCGGGGATTGCGCGCACCAGGCTTGTTGCATTTTCAACAGAGAAATACTGCTGCAGTTCACGGATCTGGCGTGGAAACTGTTCATTGATGATCATTGGGTTTCTGCCGAGCGCTTTGGCTGTCAGGCCGTCGGTTCCGGGCGCTCTTCCGACACCCAGATCAATTCTGTTCGGAAATAAACTTTCTAAAGTCCCAAACTGCTCGGCGATAACCAGTGAACTGTGGTTGGGCAACATCACGCCGCCCGATCCTACCCGGATTTTCTGTGTGCCGTTGGCGATAAAACCGATCAGCACGGAAGTTGCAGAACTAGCAATACTTGCCATATTGTGATGCTCGGCGAGCCAGAATCTTCTGTAATCTAAAGTTTCAACGTGCCGCGCCAGGTCAAGGCTGTCATTAAAAGTATCGTTGATTGTTTTATGTTGTTTTACCGGAGCCAGATCCAGTACTGATAATTCAAAATTCTTCATCTAACAATTATTTATAATCTTAGTACAAAAATACGGACTTTAAAGGCGTTACCCCAGTTTGGGCGATGCATAAAATAAATGACCGCGATAAGGCATTTTTTGTAATTTTCAAGCCTTATTTCAGAACTAATCCGCCCGTTTAGCACAATTTTTAATTTGCTAAAATTTTTTTAAGTTCAAATTCAAATAATTCCTATATTTGCAAACCCAATGGTTCTTTGGCCGAGTGGCTAGGCAATGGTCTGCAACACCATCTACAGCGGTTCGAATCCGCTAGGAACCTCTAAGAAGCAAGTATCTGTTTTTCAGGTACTTGCTCTTTTATTTTTAATGATATTTACACGTTAACGTTTCTTTAACACGGGCTTGGTTCCGTTTTTGGCATATAGCTTGAAAGAGTAAACACTAAATTTTTATAATTATGAAAAATATAGTAACAGCAGGGTTCATGTCCATTCTATTGATGGCTGCCTGTACAAAAGACAACACCGTTGCCGAGAAATCGCTGGATCAACAGAAAATGGAGTTCCAGGCTCGCCAACTTGAAATAGAAAAACAAAAGCTGGCCATCGAAAAAGAAAAAATGGCTTACGAAACCCAGAAAAAAGCTGACAGTATCGAAGAGGAGAGAAAAGCTAAGCAGGCTCGAGCAGCTGCTTCGCCACAGGTAATCCGCGAAACTAAAACAGTTTACGTTAATAATACCCCTCAAAGTTCGTCCAACTCGGGTTCCAATACAGGATATGCGGGTACATCTCAGGGAACAACTCAGAAACAGGGGATGAGTCAGGCAGCCAAAGGTACCATCATCGGTGCAGTTGGTGGAGCCGCAGCGGGTGCACTTATCAATAAGAAAAACCGTGGCGCGGGTGCCGTTGTAGGCGGTGTCATTGGTGGAGCTACAGGCTACACAATCGGTAGAGCCGGAGACAGAAAATCCGGACGTGTCCAACCAAGAAACTAGGATTACATATATATAACCCAAAAGATTGCTTATTTTTAAGCAATCTTTTTTTATGCTGTACCTGCTGTTTTCGCTTATAATGCTGCTCGCGGTCTTCGCGGGTTTTGGCGGTGCAGCGCAGAAATTTTCAGGCAAATCCGTTCATGGCCTTTCAGGAACTCTCTTAGCGGGGATTTTTTCAGTATCAATAATCTGCACGCTTTCAGCCTTTATTTTTCCGTTAAATATTTACTTTGAAACCACACTATTAATAGTCGGTCTTGCAGCATTTTTCTATTTTAAAATCTATGAAGATTTCAGAAGATTCTTTAAAGGTTTACCGTACCTCTTCTATGTATTGGTTTTTGTGGTGCTCTTTTTCGGCAGCGGTTTCCCGTTTATATTAGATCATTTTGGTTATTATGTGCCAACCATCAGGTGGATTTCGGAAATCGGCCTAGTTCAGGGGATTTCAAACCTTGATCTGCTGCTCGGGCAGATGTCGGTCTGGCATATTCTTCAGGCAGCGTTTTCTCAGTTCACCGACCCCTTTTTACGGCTGAATTCGCTCGCTTTAATCATTTATCTGATTTATATTTTCGAGAAAAAATCGTGGATCCATCTGGTTTTCGTACCAGTTCTGTTTCTATTTGTTCAGTCGCCGTCGCCGGATTTGCCTGCAATTGCACTCTCGCTGATCATTTTAAATGAATTATTGCGCGGCCATAGAAGTTACGGTTGGCTGTTTGCGCTTTCGGCGTTTGTTTTTGCGCTGAAACCAACGCTGGTTTGGCTACCTTTATTTACTTTTATTTACATTGTTTGGATCGCAAAAAAAAATGTAAAAGTGCTAACTCCGGGAATTGCCGTGGTGCTGATATTTGTGTTCAAAAACATCTGGACGTTCGGCTTTCCGGTGTTTCCTGTAGCTGTTTTAGATTTGGGACTGCCCTGGAAACCGAACATGCAACTGCTTCTTAACTCCTCGGCAGTCGCGATTGAACGAACATTCGATATGCAGTTTTCAGCAAACGAGATCCATAATTTTTCTTTAACTGAATATGTTTACAATTGGTTTTTCCTGCCCGGAATTAAAGGAAAAATTAACCTGCTTTTCATTTTCTCGCTGCTTATTTTCCTGGTATTTTCAATTAAAAAAAACTCAAAAACGATTTGGCTACTGTTCGGTGCCGTTTTAGTTAAAAGTGTACTGGTGCTGATGTTTTCGGCGCAATACCGTTTTTTTCTTGATGTGTTTTTTGTGATTTTTTTCATCGTAGGATATGAAGTTTTCACCAAAAAATTATCGCTTGCTATATTTGCTGTGATGTCCGTTGTGGTCGGAACTTTTATTTCTTACCCGGAGTTTATAAGAACAGTTTTTCCGAGTTTTAGGTTAGGGAGCGTGGTCATGGGTTTCAGAAGCGCTCAGCTCATTGAGCCTGCCCATTATAAACTTGAAAAATTTAAAACCTATCAGGTTGGCAACTTAAAATTCAATGTGGTGGATGGTTATCCCTACAGTTTTGATACGCCACTGCCGGCCATTTTACCAGCGTTCATACAGGAAGATTTAGATGCCGGAATCTTTCCACAGCTGAAAGGCACAACTTTAAAAGAAGGATTCGTTTGGCGCAGGATTACTGAGCAGGAAAAAATTCAACTGCAACACATCATTGATGAATTCAACAGCAAACAATAAAGCAACCATCCATCATCAATCAACTCACCTTTGCCCCAAATTATTCCTTAACTTTGTAATATGTTCGGATTAGGGAATTTTCTTACGCTTTCTACTTTTGGCGAAAGCCACGGCGCTGCTTACGGCGGTACACTTTCTAATTTTCCCGCTGGTCTAGCGGTAGATTTTGAAGCCATCCAGAAACAGCTTGACCGCCGGAAACCCGGTCAGTCGGCTCTTGTGACGCAGCGGAAAGAGAGTGATAGTGTAAAATTTCTTTCGGGTATTTTTGAAGGTAAAACCACGGGCACGCCGATTGGTTTTATCATTGAAAATGAAAACCAGAAATCTAAAGATTACGATCATATTGCAGAAGCCTATCGCCCAAGCCATGCAGATTTCACTTATGACCAAAAATTCGGAATCCGTGATTATCGCGGTGGCGGAAAATCGTCGGCGCGCGAAACTGTAAACTGGGTGGTGGCAGGCAGCCTTGC
This window of the Flavobacteriaceae bacterium 3519-10 genome carries:
- a CDS encoding 3,4-dihydroxy-2-butanone 4-phosphate synthase / GTP cyclohydrolase II — translated: MSGALFVTRSGAKKRERKTDEDAQIKVGEYLNLSIFAPFKKSNMSDIQLNTIPEAIQDLKDGKIIIVVDDENRENEGDFLSAAELTTPEIINFMTLYGRGLICTPLPEKRCDELGLDIMVTRSSDPKETAFTVSVDLLGEGVSTGISASDRSKTILALMDENTKPADFMRPGHIFPLRAKKGGVLKRAGHTEAAIDLTKLAGLKEGGVICEIMNEDGSMSRLPELVELAKKHDLKIISIEDLIHYQLKKGDLIERIEERKVKTHYGDFDFFAFKETSTDQIHFALTKGTWVVDEPVLVRVQASNAYFDVLSRLTAGEKPLLEKVTNMINEEGKGALIFINNVSTAENTLRKLQQFIDFQDGQEKRPTLASNFHDYGIGTQILKNLGITKFRVITQNVNQKPLVGGYDVEVTEMVQL
- a CDS encoding luciferase family protein translates to MKNFELSVLDLAPVKQHKTINDTFNDSLDLARHVETLDYRRFWLAEHHNMASIASSATSVLIGFIANGTQKIRVGSGGVMLPNHSSLVIAEQFGTLESLFPNRIDLGVGRAPGTDGLTAKALGRNPMIINEQFPRQIRELQQYFSVENATSLVRAIPGEGCDIPIYVLGSSTDSAWLAAEYGLPYAFAGHFAPDMMGSAFEIYRENYKPSEEFPEPYIIACANGIAGETDDEAKKLSSTLYQMFINIIRNDRKPYSPPVEDMDALWNPMEKAHVTKMLRHSFIGSESSVAQQLKEFQDTFKVDEIMITSAIYDHEARLKSYGIIRKAADFLR
- a CDS encoding cytoplasmic membrane protein translates to MLIFKQSFFMLYLLFSLIMLLAVFAGFGGAAQKFSGKSVHGLSGTLLAGIFSVSIICTLSAFIFPLNIYFETTLLIVGLAAFFYFKIYEDFRRFFKGLPYLFYVLVFVVLFFGSGFPFILDHFGYYVPTIRWISEIGLVQGISNLDLLLGQMSVWHILQAAFSQFTDPFLRLNSLALIIYLIYIFEKKSWIHLVFVPVLFLFVQSPSPDLPAIALSLIILNELLRGHRSYGWLFALSAFVFALKPTLVWLPLFTFIYIVWIAKKNVKVLTPGIAVVLIFVFKNIWTFGFPVFPVAVLDLGLPWKPNMQLLLNSSAVAIERTFDMQFSANEIHNFSLTEYVYNWFFLPGIKGKINLLFIFSLLIFLVFSIKKNSKTIWLLFGAVLVKSVLVLMFSAQYRFFLDVFFVIFFIVGYEVFTKKLSLAIFAVMSVVVGTFISYPEFIRTVFPSFRLGSVVMGFRSAQLIEPAHYKLEKFKTYQVGNLKFNVVDGYPYSFDTPLPAILPAFIQEDLDAGIFPQLKGTTLKEGFVWRRITEQEKIQLQHIIDEFNSKQ